The Streptomyces sp. HUAS CB01 genome has a segment encoding these proteins:
- a CDS encoding UDP-glucuronic acid decarboxylase family protein — MRAVVTGGAGFIGSHLCERLLAADHSVLCVDNLVTSSEDTVAHLMGDARFRFECRDVTAGLSVSGPVDAVFHLASPASPADYLRLPLETLRVGSAGTWHALDLAAAKGARFLLTSTSESYGDPQVHPQPESYWGHVNPVGPRSVYDEAKRFGEALTMAYRRDRGVDAKIVRIFNTFGPRMRPDDGRAIPTFIRQALRGEPITVTGDGTQTRSLCYVDDLVDGLLRMIGSSHGGPVNLGNPHEITMLELAQWISKLTESPSEIVLVPRPQDDPGKRRPAITLARELLDWNPTTPVEHGLRETIKDFRRRIDFDDFGTVPRRHPVTVLNGTARR; from the coding sequence ATGCGTGCTGTAGTGACGGGTGGGGCCGGGTTCATCGGCTCCCATCTCTGCGAGCGCCTGCTCGCCGCAGACCACTCCGTGCTGTGCGTGGACAACCTCGTGACGTCCAGCGAGGACACCGTCGCCCACCTGATGGGCGATGCGCGCTTCCGGTTCGAGTGCCGGGACGTCACCGCGGGCCTGAGCGTGAGCGGACCGGTGGACGCCGTGTTCCACCTGGCCTCGCCCGCCTCCCCCGCGGACTACCTCAGACTGCCCCTGGAGACGCTGCGCGTGGGGTCGGCCGGCACCTGGCACGCCCTCGACCTGGCAGCCGCCAAGGGCGCCCGTTTCCTGCTGACCTCCACCTCGGAGTCGTACGGGGACCCGCAGGTCCACCCGCAACCGGAGAGCTACTGGGGTCACGTCAACCCGGTGGGCCCGCGTTCCGTGTACGACGAGGCGAAGCGCTTCGGCGAGGCCCTGACGATGGCGTACCGCAGGGACCGGGGCGTGGACGCCAAGATCGTGCGCATCTTCAACACCTTCGGTCCCCGGATGCGTCCGGACGACGGCAGGGCGATCCCGACGTTCATCCGCCAGGCACTGCGGGGAGAGCCGATCACGGTCACCGGGGACGGCACCCAGACCCGGTCCCTGTGCTACGTGGACGACCTGGTCGACGGGCTGTTGCGGATGATCGGGAGCAGCCACGGAGGGCCCGTCAACCTCGGCAATCCGCACGAGATCACCATGCTCGAACTGGCCCAGTGGATCAGCAAGCTCACCGAGTCCCCGTCCGAGATCGTGCTGGTCCCCCGGCCGCAGGACGATCCCGGCAAGCGCCGTCCGGCGATCACCCTCGCCCGCGAACTGCTGGACTGGAATCCCACGACACCGGTCGAGCACGGCCTTCGCGAGACCATCAAGGACTTCCGCCGCCGGATCGACTTCGACGACTTCGGCACCGTCCCCCGGCGGCATCCCGTCACCGTGCTGAACGGCACGGCCCGTCGATGA
- a CDS encoding DUF4012 domain-containing protein: MPRPEQGFVPRLVRRAGRWCRRRPVLAAVCGAAGLIVAGAVWIVVTGVLARHELLAAQRSLESLRHQAAPGSPAAQATRTPEDAVREASARAAGAHRLTTGPAWYAAAHMPVIGGPVRTVRGAAEAADRLTRDVLSPLAGTAGELVAGSGTDAGHLDLSALRRAAPALHEAARSASDVRADVAGLPRSTWLPAADRARALLAGQLDRIVPATVEAAAAARVMPSMLGERSPRRYLVVFENTAEARGTGGLPGAFAILTADRGHLGFERFGNDSELAKVRASVDLGAEYTAMYGRHVPTGVWVNSNVSPHFPHAARIWSAMWREHSGQRLDGAFSLDPGALAGLLAAVGPARLPDGTAVTAANVVDLTERTSYSAFPDTAERKAFFLDVARATSEVLLDGADDPARRSALFAALRGQLREGRVKVWSAHASEQRELAAHPFAGVLPDGPAPFAGLVVNNAAGTKLDYYLDRRMDWRAGRCTAAGREVTVTASLTNRAPGSGLPDYVTQRVDRPPYGTRPGDNRLLVSYYATEGARLARATVDGRPAMLNQMTERGHPVYTVDMELPRGATRTFVLKLVERPSDRAPRLLQQQLVQPLRITARAPRPCDG, from the coding sequence ATGCCGCGTCCGGAACAAGGCTTCGTGCCGCGCCTCGTGCGCCGGGCGGGGCGATGGTGCCGACGCCGGCCCGTCCTGGCCGCGGTGTGCGGTGCCGCGGGACTGATCGTGGCCGGCGCCGTCTGGATCGTCGTCACCGGCGTGCTCGCCCGCCACGAACTGCTCGCCGCCCAGCGGAGCCTGGAGTCCCTGCGCCACCAGGCCGCTCCCGGCTCGCCTGCCGCTCAGGCCACGCGCACCCCCGAGGACGCCGTGCGCGAGGCGTCCGCCCGGGCGGCCGGAGCACACCGCCTCACCACCGGCCCGGCCTGGTACGCGGCCGCGCACATGCCCGTCATCGGCGGTCCCGTCCGTACCGTGCGCGGCGCCGCCGAGGCGGCCGACCGGCTGACTCGCGACGTGCTCTCCCCCCTCGCCGGCACGGCCGGTGAACTCGTCGCCGGCAGCGGGACGGACGCCGGGCACCTCGACCTCTCCGCACTGCGCCGCGCCGCTCCCGCCCTGCACGAGGCAGCGCGCAGCGCCTCCGACGTACGCGCCGACGTGGCCGGTCTGCCCCGCAGCACCTGGCTGCCGGCCGCCGACCGGGCCCGGGCCCTGCTCGCCGGACAGCTCGACCGCATCGTCCCCGCCACGGTCGAGGCCGCGGCCGCGGCGCGGGTGATGCCGTCCATGCTCGGCGAGAGGAGCCCGCGACGGTACCTGGTGGTCTTCGAGAACACGGCGGAGGCCCGCGGAACCGGCGGGCTGCCCGGCGCGTTCGCGATCCTCACCGCGGACCGGGGCCACCTGGGATTCGAACGCTTCGGCAACGACAGCGAGTTGGCGAAGGTCCGGGCGTCCGTCGACCTGGGGGCCGAGTACACCGCGATGTACGGCCGTCACGTGCCCACCGGTGTCTGGGTCAACTCCAACGTCAGCCCGCACTTCCCGCACGCGGCACGCATCTGGAGCGCCATGTGGCGGGAGCACAGCGGCCAGCGGCTGGACGGCGCGTTCTCCCTCGACCCCGGCGCGCTGGCAGGGCTCCTCGCCGCCGTCGGCCCCGCCAGGCTCCCCGACGGAACCGCCGTCACCGCCGCCAACGTGGTGGACCTGACCGAGCGCACCAGCTACTCGGCCTTCCCGGACACCGCCGAACGGAAGGCGTTCTTCCTCGACGTCGCCCGCGCCACGTCGGAGGTGCTGCTGGACGGCGCCGACGACCCGGCGCGACGCTCGGCGCTGTTCGCGGCGCTGCGCGGCCAGCTGAGGGAGGGGCGGGTGAAGGTGTGGAGCGCCCACGCGTCCGAGCAGCGCGAGCTGGCGGCACATCCCTTCGCCGGCGTCCTGCCCGACGGCCCCGCCCCGTTCGCCGGACTGGTCGTCAACAACGCGGCCGGCACCAAACTCGACTACTACCTCGACCGCCGCATGGACTGGAGGGCCGGACGGTGCACGGCGGCCGGACGCGAGGTGACCGTGACCGCGTCGCTCACGAACCGGGCGCCGGGCTCGGGTCTCCCCGACTACGTCACCCAGCGGGTGGACCGCCCGCCCTACGGAACCCGTCCCGGCGACAACCGGCTGCTCGTCTCGTACTACGCGACCGAGGGGGCACGGCTGGCGAGGGCGACGGTGGACGGCCGGCCCGCCATGCTCAACCAGATGACCGAACGCGGCCACCCGGTCTACACGGTCGACATGGAGCTGCCCCGCGGCGCCACCCGGACCTTCGTGCTGAAACTCGTCGAGCGCCCTTCGGACCGCGCGCCGCGGCTGCTCCAGCAGCAGCTCGTGCAGCCCTTGCGGATCACGGCACGGGCGCCCCGCCCGTGCGACGGCTGA
- a CDS encoding low molecular weight phosphatase family protein, protein MLLSPSAPDPERVVRPFRVLVVCTGNLHRSPLAERLLTARLASSPGTFEVSSAGTVGTTGAPMDPVAASLLVELGGEPRGALARRLTADHVEDSDLVLGAAAEHREAVVRLSPLWALRRAFTLREFARLLRPEDAAGVVDPAGRAAALVEGAAARRGNTGRSDDDDVADPHGAPPETAREVARRIAEPVDRIAAALLAGLR, encoded by the coding sequence GTGCTCCTTTCCCCTTCCGCGCCGGACCCGGAACGGGTGGTCCGGCCCTTCCGCGTACTCGTCGTCTGCACCGGCAATCTGCACCGCTCGCCGCTGGCCGAACGCCTGCTGACGGCCAGGCTCGCCTCCTCACCCGGAACGTTCGAGGTGAGCAGCGCCGGCACCGTCGGCACCACGGGGGCCCCGATGGATCCCGTCGCGGCGTCCCTTCTGGTCGAACTCGGCGGTGAACCCCGCGGCGCCCTCGCCCGCCGGCTGACCGCGGACCACGTGGAGGACTCCGACCTCGTCCTGGGGGCCGCGGCGGAACACCGGGAGGCGGTCGTGCGGCTCTCCCCGCTGTGGGCGCTTCGGCGTGCCTTCACCCTGCGGGAGTTCGCCCGGCTGCTGAGGCCGGAGGACGCCGCGGGCGTGGTGGACCCCGCCGGGCGGGCCGCGGCCCTGGTCGAGGGGGCCGCCGCCCGGCGGGGGAACACGGGCCGCTCGGACGACGACGATGTGGCCGACCCGCACGGCGCGCCTCCGGAGACGGCCCGCGAGGTGGCCCGGCGGATCGCCGAACCCGTGGACCGGATCGCCGCGGCCCTGCTCGCCGGCCTCCGCTGA
- the aceB gene encoding malate synthase A, protein MSAPAPSPLAIVEAEPLPRQEEVLTDAALAFVAELHRRFTPRRDELLARRAERRAEIARTSTLDFLPETAWIREDEDWKVAPAPAALDDRRVEITGPTDRKMTINALNSGAKVWLADFEDASAPTWENVVLGQLNLIDAYERRIDFTDPRTGKSYALRPADELATVVMRPRGWHLDERHLLVDGRPVPGALVDFGLYFFHNAQRLIDLGKGPYFYLPKTESHLEARLWNDVFVFAQEHVGIPQGTVRATVLIETITAAYEMEEILYELRDHAAGLNAGRWDYLFSIVKNFRDGGAEFVLPDRNAVTMTAPFMRAYTELLVRTCHKRGAHAIGGMAAFIPSRKDAEVNKVAFEKVKADKDREAGDGFDGSWVAHPDLVPIAMASFDAVLGDRPNQKDRLREDVHVTAADLIDIASLRAHPTYEGLRNAVQVGIRYIEAWLRGLGAVAIFNLMEDAATAEISRSQIWQWINAGVVFENGERATPELARRVAAEELAAIRDEIGEEAFAAGKWQQAHDLLLHVALDADYADFLTLPAYEQLAG, encoded by the coding sequence ATGTCCGCACCAGCGCCGTCGCCGCTGGCCATCGTCGAAGCCGAACCACTGCCCCGGCAGGAGGAGGTGCTGACCGACGCGGCACTCGCCTTCGTGGCGGAGCTGCACCGGCGGTTCACCCCCCGGCGTGACGAGCTCCTCGCCCGCCGCGCCGAGCGTCGCGCCGAGATCGCCCGGACCAGCACGCTCGACTTCCTCCCGGAGACCGCGTGGATCCGCGAGGACGAGGACTGGAAGGTCGCCCCGGCCCCGGCGGCGCTCGACGACCGCCGCGTCGAGATCACCGGCCCGACCGACCGCAAGATGACCATCAACGCCCTGAACTCTGGCGCGAAGGTCTGGCTCGCCGACTTCGAGGACGCGTCGGCGCCCACCTGGGAGAACGTGGTCCTCGGCCAGCTCAACCTGATCGACGCCTACGAGCGCCGCATCGACTTCACGGACCCGCGCACGGGCAAGTCGTACGCCCTCCGGCCCGCGGACGAGCTCGCCACCGTCGTGATGCGCCCCCGCGGCTGGCACCTGGACGAGCGCCATCTGCTCGTCGACGGCCGCCCGGTCCCCGGTGCGCTGGTCGACTTCGGGCTCTACTTCTTCCACAACGCCCAGCGGCTCATCGACCTCGGCAAGGGCCCGTACTTCTACCTCCCGAAGACGGAGTCGCACCTGGAGGCCCGCCTCTGGAACGACGTCTTCGTCTTCGCCCAGGAGCACGTCGGCATCCCGCAGGGCACCGTCCGCGCCACCGTCCTGATCGAGACGATCACGGCCGCGTACGAGATGGAGGAGATCCTCTACGAGCTCCGCGACCACGCGGCGGGCCTCAACGCCGGGCGCTGGGACTACCTCTTCTCGATCGTCAAGAACTTCCGCGACGGCGGGGCCGAGTTCGTCCTCCCGGACCGCAACGCGGTCACGATGACCGCGCCGTTCATGCGCGCGTACACCGAACTGCTGGTCCGCACGTGCCACAAGCGGGGCGCGCACGCCATCGGCGGCATGGCGGCCTTCATCCCGTCCCGCAAGGACGCCGAGGTCAACAAGGTCGCCTTCGAGAAGGTCAAGGCCGACAAGGACCGTGAGGCCGGGGACGGCTTCGACGGCTCCTGGGTCGCCCACCCGGACCTGGTGCCCATCGCCATGGCCTCGTTCGACGCGGTGCTGGGCGACAGGCCCAACCAGAAGGACCGCCTCCGCGAGGACGTGCACGTCACGGCCGCCGACCTGATCGACATCGCGTCCCTCCGCGCGCACCCCACGTACGAGGGCCTGCGCAACGCCGTCCAGGTCGGCATCCGCTACATCGAGGCCTGGCTGCGGGGTCTCGGTGCCGTCGCGATCTTCAACCTGATGGAGGACGCGGCCACGGCCGAGATCTCCCGCTCGCAGATCTGGCAGTGGATCAACGCGGGCGTCGTCTTCGAGAACGGCGAGAGGGCGACTCCCGAGCTGGCCCGCCGGGTCGCCGCCGAGGAGCTGGCAGCGATCCGCGACGAGATCGGCGAGGAGGCCTTCGCGGCGGGCAAGTGGCAGCAGGCGCACGACCTGCTGCTGCACGTCGCACTCGACGCGGACTACGCGGACTTCCTGACCCTGCCGGCGTACGAGCAGCTCGCCGGCTGA
- a CDS encoding nucleotidyltransferase family protein, translating into MAHTSDKPQVAGLVLAAGGGRRLGGRPKALLEHRGRPLVENAVRVLRAGGCRSVHVVLGAAADEVMRRADLAGCVVSVNPDWEEGMGSSLRAGLASLASAGGGQDAALVSLVDQPGIGAAAVARVVAACDSPSALVSAAYDGRRGHPVLFGARRWEAVAERASGDRGARDYLAEHEKEIALVECGDVAEVYDIDTPEDLARLE; encoded by the coding sequence ATGGCGCACACTTCAGACAAACCGCAGGTCGCAGGGCTGGTGCTGGCAGCGGGCGGGGGGCGCCGGCTGGGCGGCCGCCCGAAGGCCCTGCTGGAGCACCGCGGACGCCCCCTGGTGGAGAACGCGGTGCGGGTCCTGCGGGCGGGCGGGTGCCGGTCCGTGCACGTCGTACTGGGGGCGGCCGCGGACGAGGTCATGCGGCGGGCCGACCTGGCGGGCTGTGTCGTGTCCGTCAACCCGGACTGGGAGGAGGGCATGGGCTCCTCGCTGCGCGCGGGTCTGGCGTCACTCGCCTCCGCGGGCGGGGGCCAGGACGCCGCCCTGGTGTCGCTGGTGGACCAGCCCGGTATCGGTGCGGCGGCCGTCGCCCGGGTCGTCGCGGCGTGCGACTCGCCCTCCGCCCTGGTGTCGGCCGCCTACGACGGGCGCCGGGGCCACCCGGTGCTGTTCGGCGCCCGCCGCTGGGAGGCGGTGGCGGAGCGGGCCTCGGGCGACCGCGGCGCGCGGGACTACCTGGCGGAGCACGAGAAGGAGATCGCCCTCGTCGAGTGCGGGGACGTGGCGGAGGTGTACGACATCGACACACCGGAGGATCTGGCCCGCCTCGAGTGA
- a CDS encoding DUF5955 family protein: MLRSVGQTRETRSGEDPRVTELRAAVSRLRRELAGHPAEFADRGIADDELAAMDAMALSGVPEIRRLRRSLLLIAGAVGSVSALAAGLTNVRNAVELFGEPKG, from the coding sequence TTGTTGCGGAGCGTGGGGCAGACGCGGGAGACACGGAGTGGCGAGGACCCGAGAGTGACGGAGTTGCGTGCCGCCGTCTCCCGGCTCCGACGCGAACTCGCCGGTCATCCGGCCGAGTTCGCCGACCGCGGCATCGCGGACGACGAACTGGCGGCGATGGACGCGATGGCGCTCAGCGGCGTGCCGGAGATCCGGCGGCTCCGCCGGTCCCTGCTCCTGATCGCCGGAGCGGTCGGCTCGGTCAGCGCACTGGCGGCCGGACTGACCAACGTGCGGAACGCGGTGGAGCTGTTCGGCGAGCCGAAGGGCTGA
- a CDS encoding class I SAM-dependent methyltransferase, giving the protein MFTSQGPTLRELAVQALSSVERGYDLLAPKFDLTPFRTPDRILDETAGALRALGPFQDGLDVCCGTGAGTRVLRELCAERTVGVDFSAGMLREARRARPTADWVRADARALPFRPVFDLAVSFGAFGHFLPAERPRLFAQVYSALRPGGVFAFPVGAPPHFGTLPYWAMLGFDTVMRVRNRVWRPRFVMYYRTFPIGEVLAELRQVGFDVELTPLDGLGRRSDGTPRCAMVVARRRA; this is encoded by the coding sequence ATGTTCACCTCCCAGGGACCCACCCTCCGCGAACTCGCCGTGCAGGCGCTGTCGTCGGTCGAGCGCGGGTACGATCTGCTCGCGCCCAAGTTCGACCTGACGCCGTTCCGTACCCCGGACCGCATCCTCGACGAGACGGCCGGCGCGCTGAGAGCGCTGGGACCCTTCCAGGACGGGCTGGACGTGTGCTGCGGCACGGGCGCCGGCACACGAGTGCTGCGCGAACTCTGCGCGGAACGGACCGTCGGGGTCGACTTCAGCGCCGGGATGCTGCGTGAGGCCCGCCGGGCCCGCCCCACGGCGGACTGGGTCCGTGCCGACGCCCGCGCCCTGCCGTTCCGCCCGGTCTTCGATCTGGCGGTGAGCTTCGGTGCCTTCGGGCACTTCCTGCCGGCGGAGCGCCCGAGGCTCTTCGCCCAGGTGTACTCCGCGCTCCGACCAGGCGGGGTCTTCGCCTTCCCCGTCGGCGCGCCGCCGCACTTCGGGACCTTGCCGTACTGGGCGATGCTCGGATTCGACACCGTGATGCGCGTGCGCAACCGCGTGTGGCGGCCCCGCTTCGTCATGTACTACCGCACGTTCCCGATCGGCGAGGTGCTCGCCGAGCTGCGACAGGTCGGCTTCGACGTGGAGTTGACGCCCCTCGACGGTCTCGGGCGCCGGTCCGACGGGACCCCGCGCTGCGCGATGGTGGTGGCACGGCGCAGGGCGTGA
- a CDS encoding IclR family transcriptional regulator has translation MPTSSASTTDAAKPAANSGGVQSLERAFDLLERMADAGGEVGLSELSASSGLPLPTIHRLMRTLVACGYVRQQPNRRYALGPRLIRLGESASRLLGTWARPYLARLVEETGETANMALLDGDEIVYVAQVPSKHSMRMFTEVGRRVLPHSTGVGKALLAHFPADEVRALLARTGMPAATEKTITTPEGFLEALEQVRRAGYAVDDNEQEIGVRCLAVPVPDSPTAAAISISGPAGRVTEAATEKIVPVLQTVAQELSEALANTSAPRE, from the coding sequence GTGCCGACGTCCAGCGCCAGCACCACCGACGCCGCCAAGCCCGCCGCGAACAGCGGCGGTGTGCAGTCCCTCGAGCGCGCCTTCGACCTGCTCGAGCGGATGGCCGATGCCGGGGGCGAGGTCGGGCTGAGCGAGCTCTCCGCGAGCAGCGGGCTCCCGCTGCCCACGATCCACCGTCTCATGCGCACCCTCGTCGCCTGCGGCTACGTCCGCCAGCAGCCGAACCGCCGCTACGCCCTCGGCCCCCGGCTGATCCGCCTCGGCGAGAGCGCCTCCCGGCTGCTCGGCACCTGGGCCCGCCCGTACCTCGCGCGCCTCGTGGAGGAGACCGGCGAGACGGCGAACATGGCGCTGCTCGACGGCGACGAGATCGTGTACGTGGCACAGGTGCCGTCCAAGCACTCGATGCGGATGTTCACCGAGGTCGGGCGCCGGGTGCTGCCGCACTCCACGGGTGTCGGCAAGGCGCTCCTCGCCCACTTCCCGGCGGACGAGGTCCGGGCCCTGCTCGCCCGCACCGGCATGCCGGCCGCCACGGAGAAGACGATCACCACCCCCGAGGGCTTCCTGGAGGCACTGGAGCAGGTGCGCCGCGCGGGGTACGCCGTCGACGACAACGAGCAGGAGATCGGGGTGCGCTGCCTCGCCGTCCCGGTGCCCGACTCCCCGACCGCCGCGGCGATCTCCATCTCGGGCCCCGCGGGCCGGGTGACGGAGGCAGCGACCGAGAAGATCGTCCCGGTCCTGCAGACGGTGGCGCAGGAACTCTCCGAGGCGCTGGCGAACACGTCGGCGCCCCGGGAGTAG